The segment ATTATCACTAGCTCTCTGCACATCGTAGTAGGTTGCGCCCCAGTTAAAGAAATCCCAATTAACATTGGCGCCGACGTCCCAAGAATCAGAACGGTTTTTATAATTATATCTATTCTTACTTACGGAAGGATCTCCGCCAGCGCTGTTGTAATTGAAATCCGCAGTAAGTTTAGGATAAAAAGAACTTTCGGAAATAGTAACATCTTCTTCTGAAATCTTAATCGCCTTCATAGCAATTCGCAGATCAGGACGATCCTTGTCGGCTTTAACAATACACTGGTCCAGAGTCATCGAAAAAGGCAAATAGGTAAGTTCTCCAGAATAATTAACTTTTTTCTCAAGTGGAAGATTAAGCAACGTATTCAACCTTGCAACCCTTGAAGCAACGGAGTTCGAAGCCTTAAGCATATCCTGCTCAGCTGTGGCAAGTTCAACTTCAGCCTGCAAAACGTCAACCCTAGGTCTTAGTCCCACCTGATAAAAAGCCTGAATAACATCAAGCTGAGATTTAAGTCGTGCAACAGAATCCTGATTACTTTTTACTTCCATCCGTCCTTGCAACAATGTCAAAAATGCTTCCTGAATATTTCTAATCAGAATCAATTCTGCATTATAAAGGCTGGCATCGCTCTGTTCTCTTTGAAGCTTCGTTTTCTGGAACTTCGAAAGCAATTCAAATCCCATGAAAATCGGCTGACTGACATTAATGCCAAGTCCCCATTTATCCTGGTAATCTGTCGGCATATCTCCGGATCTTGGCTGATCACCTGAGTGAGTATATCCGTATTTCAACTTCATTCCTGCCCCGAACTGACCGCGCTGAGATTCAACACTGCTTTCGGAGGCCATGAGCTGCTTGCGCGCTGCGATAATAGTCGGGTTCCGCTTAAGACCCATATTAACGCATTCTTCCAAAGTAAGAGTTAAATCAGCAGTTTCCTCTTCCTTGCTAACAGCCTGCGGAACTTGTTCTGTAGCCTGTTCCATGGAAACGGGAGCTTTAGCTTCCCCGAGTTGACCTTCACCTTGAAGCTGCTGAGCAAAAGAAGCTGTAGCCGCCGCAAGTAAAAAGATTAACGTAAACAAAAGAAAAATGTTGCGTTTCATTCTATCCGTCCTGAGCAATGCGTGTTATTTTTATTTAAAAGACTAAAAAACAAAATCAAACTTTATATAGAGGTTCCTGCCAAGGGAATCAAGAAACATTTTGTAATTAAACACTACGCAATATTTGCGCAATCAGAGATATCACCCTGCAACTTATCAATTGCGTGTTTAAGGGCTGGGATAACGGCCTCCAAGCTCTCTTTAACAGCCTTAGGGCTACCCGGCACATTTATTATAATGGAGTCCCCAAGCGTACCTGCAACCCCTCTGGAAATCATGGAGTGCGGTGTTTTAGTAAGACCGGTTGCAGTTATGGCTCTCTCGAAACCGGGCAATCTCTTTTCAATGACTGCAAGAGTTGCTTCAGGAGAAATATCCCGAGGTCCGACACCTGTCCCCCCCGTAGTGATGATAAGATCAAACCTGCTTGTGTACGCCAGATGCATAAGAAGTGATTTTAAATCTCCATACTCATCCGGAATAAGAAATCCGTGCACAGCAGATACCGGCAAAGAATCACTGATAATTTCTGCGATCAGCGGTCCGCCCTTATCTTCTCTTTGTCCCGCAGCCCCTTTGTCGCTAAGAGTCACATAGGCAACAGAATAACCTATCTTCTCAATTTTTAAATTTAGATTTCCTGTATCAGGAAGAACGTCAAGAACTTCGGCAACCCATGTCTTGGCTCCCGGTACTTGGTCCGCCCATGAAACGGAAATAATCCTGAGCAAATCGCACCCTTCGCTGACCAGTTTCATCCCTGCCCGCAATTTTCGAGCTTCATTTGAAACTTTTATAAAGGGACATCCCTGTGGAAAATTATCACCGCTGCCTAAATAAATACGGCTGCCGACACTCACATTCCCGGCAGAAGAAAAGTCACATTTTACCATAACCATACTCCTTTTAAATACTGCTTTTTATCAGGCCAGCAAGACCGCTAAAATACCGGTAATAAAAATTCCGTCAAAAGTTCCAGCTCCGCCAATTGAGACAACAGGAGCATCAAGAACTTTTCTAGTTGCAGGAGTTGCTAAATGAAGCAGATCCGCTCCGATCAAAGTTCCCAGACTACCGGCAACGTAGGCTGCAACAGGAGCAACATCTCCCGGAACAAAAATAAGAGCTGCCAGAGCCGTTATTATAGGGGGAATGAGAACCGGAATACCAATCCCTACTCCCGGAACAGGGCGCGCTAAAGCATAAGTAGCCGCACTTACGATTATAATACAGAGAAGAATAGGAAGATTAAACCCGAAACGGGCCAGCAACGTAAGTGACAACAGTACCGGTATTACACATCCGCCAAGATTGACTGCCACGGTTTGGTGAACCAGCGACTTCCCTTGTAGAGGCTCCTCAACAGGAGCTTGCGGATTCAATATTCTAAATTTTCTGACAAATACATCAGGGACCAATCTTTCAGATCGAAAAACAGGGATATTCACTCCACTGCCAAGCAAGGTGGCAATCAAAAGAGTAAACCCTTGCCCCGGTGTAAGTCCTAATTTTGAAAAGGCGACTGTTATAAGGCCAACCTGTACAAATATAAACAAAAAGAATATGAGAATAAAAAAAAGAGCGCCTAAAAACATCACTGTAGGTAGAGAAAATAAAGGACCGCGCATCTTGATAAAAACTCCTTTGTTGCAAAGACTGATTGAAATGCGTTATTTAAAGCTATTGAAGCAGACACTTCAAGATATTATTGATAAATTAAGTAAGTTTCGTTCAAAAAAGATCAGGAGGGTTTCAGTATTATGAAAGGTATTATCCTAGCGGGCGGCTCAGGTACACGGCTTTATCCTTTGACCCGCGTAGTAAGCAAACAGCTCCTGCCTGTTTATGACAAACCCATGATCTACTACCCGCTGTCTATACATATGATGTCGGGAATACGAGACATTCTTATAATTTCCACCCCAGAAGATCTACATAGATTTGAAGATCTACTCGGCAACGGGTCTAGACTTGGTATCAACATATCTTACAAAGTCCAACCAAAACCGGAAGGTCTTGCTCAAGCATTCATAATCGGTGAAGAATTTATAGGGAAAGACAGCGTAAGCCTGATACTTGGAGACAATATCTTCTACGGGCACGACCTCCCGCATATACTGCAAAAAGCGTCGAAATTAAAAAAAGGCGGAACTATCTTTGCTTATGCGGTAAAAGATCCGAGACGCTACGGTGTCGTCGAATTTGATAAGAAGCAATCTGTAATCAGTATTGAAGAAAAACCGGAAAACCCTAAATCAAAATTTGCGGTTACCGGACTTTATTTCTATGACAACTCCGTCATTGAAATTGCTAAAAAGATAGCCCCCTCACATCGCGGAGAACTTGAAATAACAGATATTAATAAAGAATATTTGAAACAAGATCTGCTTAATGTTGAACTGCTTGGACGCGGTTACGCATGGCTGGACATGGGAACGCACGCGTCTCTGCTTAGAGCCGCAGCATACGTTGAAGCAATTCAGGAAAGACAAGGATTTCTTTTAGCCTGCCTAGAAGAAATCGCTTTCGGAATGGGATACATTGGAGCCGAAGAACTTAAAGCTCTGGCCGCAGATATGCTGAAAAATGATTACGGAAAATACCTTATGGATGTATATAATGAAGCTAAGGAGAAAGGCATTGCGTAACTTTTTTATAATATTAATTTTAGCATCAATTATTTGCATTCCTATTTCTGCAAAATGCAACGATTCAGGTACATCACAAAAAACCAACCTGACTCAATACTTCAGAAATTTGTCCGAAGTAGAGGCTGCATTGAAAAAAATCGGCGCAAATCTCGACAAGATAGCCGGATCAGACGCTCAGCCCGACCGTGCGTACGCACTGCAGGATTTAGCAAATTTGTGCCAAACAAGCCGAATACAAGTTCATAGTCTGAACTCGCTTTATTCTGTTGTAAATATTGTTAAGCGTGAAAAAGAATTTCAAAGCAAAGAAACAACCGTTCTGAAAGAAAAAAGCGGATATGCATATAACGATTTTCTACGCAGGAAAAATTTCGTTCATGATATAATCGTTAAAGCGAATGATCAAAAACTGAAAGACCTAGCTTATATACTCGAGGCACAATTAAACATCGTTTTAAAACAATTAAAACTGATTAAAAAAGAACTAAAATAAAAAAAGGCGCGATAAACGCGCCTTTTTTTATGAAAAAATAAAGAAAAACAAAGTTCTTCTTTGAAATTTATTTTCTAGTGATGACTCTCATTTTTACCCTGTTCGATTCTATAAAAAGCCATAACAAGAATCCAAGCAAAATAGACAAAGATAAGAGAAACGCCAACAAAGCCAGCTGTACTGCTATGCCCCATATTACTAATCAATTCACCAACCATTGCATGTACCTCCAATTATTAAGCCCAATTAATGACAAAAAAATGTTAGATATTCATCACTGCTATTTATTATAATGTCAAGATCTAGTTTCAGTATAATTATTGACAAACGACAACATACATATAAAATAACTTTAAAATAACCAATTGGTTAATTAGTATTTTTCAAAATACGATAAATTGCTACTATTTATTCAAGTTTTTCTACTGCAGAGGATCCAATGGCAAGCGAAGACAATGAATCCGGAATCGTGGACCGACTAAAGGACAAACTTAACAGAATGCTCGGAAGAAAAGAATCCGAACCATTCGACATTTCCTTTAAAGGTAAAACAGATTCGCCAAGTGCGCGTGCGGCTTTCAGAATACATGTAAATAACATGCAAATAGTCTGTCGCGATCCGAGAGTTAAATGCCGCATCAATGATATCAGTGCAAACGGCATCGGATTTACCAGCTCAAAAGAATTTCCAGTCGGAGAAATAATCGAATCAGTTTTGCTGTGGTCTGGAAAACCTATTCTTAAAGATTTAAAATTAAAAGTTGTCAGACGTAAAGAAAAGCTTGTCGGTTGTGAATTTCACGAATTAGACAAAAATCAAGATAAAGTTGTCAGTAAAATTGTTGTTGCAGCTCAAAAAAGAGCCATTAAATGCACAAAATTGGGCAAAAAAACTGATGATGAAACAGAAAATGAAATCATAAAAGTTGCCAAAAATCAGGCAAAACGCGGATCAAAAAAGACACCTACCAAAAAAATTGAACTTTAATACTTTTTTGTTTTATATGACGAAAAAGAACTATCATTTCAATAGTTGAACAAATCAAAAGGACTTTTTTATGCGCATGGTTATTCTTGATGGATATACGGTCAATCCCGGAGATAATCCTTGGTCTGAGCTGGAAAAACTTGGTGAACTATCCGTATATGATCGCACACCGCAATCAAAAATCCTCGAGCGGTGCATGGATGCGGAAATAATCTTCACCAACAAAAACATCCTCACTGAACAAATAATCAATTCTCTGCCTAACTTAAAATTCATATCAGTTCTGGCCACCGGATATAATACTATAGACATCTCAGCCGCTACTAAAAATGAAATCATTGTTTCAAATGTTCCGGGCTATTCGCCACCGTCAGTAGCACAACATGTTTTCGCTCTCTTGCTAAACTTTTCCAATCAGGTGAGCCTGCACGACAAAGCGGTTAAAAACGGCGAATGGTCTTCTCAGGAAGATTTTTGCTTCTGGAAAGCCCCCTTGTTCGAACTTCAGGGGAAAAAGCTGGGAGTAGTAGGATTCGGTGATATAGGAAGTAAAGTAGCGGCTCTCGCGAATGCATTCGGCATGGAAGTGATTGCCTATGCTCCGCGCCCTAAACAAAAGCCAGACTATTTACCGTTTAAATTTTCAGGGCTTGAAGAACTCATGCGTGAGTCCGATGTAATATCACTTCATTGTCCACTTACAGTTGAAAATGAAAAATTCATCAATCGTTCAATCCTGCAATCAATGAAAAAAAATGCGATTCTCATCAATACAGCTCGTGGACAGCTTATAAATGAGGAAGATCTTGCCGAAGCCTTGAAGACTGGAACCATAGGCGGCGCGGCTCTTGATGTTGTGGATAAAGAACCAATACAGCCGAACAATCCATTGCTTGACGCACCGAACATCATCATAACACCCCACATTGCGTGGGCTACGCTCGAAGCGCGCACCAGACTGACAAAAAGCACAGTCAAAAACGTGGAATCCTTTATTAAAGGAAACCCCGTTAACGTAGTAAACAATTTTTAATTCAATACTACTGATCTTCTGTGAATTTTTGAATAGCGCTGATTAAATCAGCTTTTCTAACGGGTTTGGTCATAAAATAATCACATCCGACATCATATGCCTTATCCCGGTTTTCGCACAAAGCATGTGCTGTAACGGCAATAATCGGAGTGCTTGCAAGGCCATTATCATTTTCATAATGACGAATGCTGGTAGTTGCTTGATATCCGTCGGTAAAAGGCATTTCGATATCCATAAGAACCAAGTCGTAACGATTCTTTTTATACATCTCAAAAGCCATTTCACCATTCTCCGCAACATCAATCGAATATGGAAATTTCTTAAGATATAATTGGACTAACAATACATTGTTTTCACAGTCTTCCGCTAACAAAATTTTTAAAACTTTGCCTGATACACTTTTACTGTCGTAAGCTGTGATATTATTTTGATCTGCAGAAAGCATTAATATACCTTTTTAAACGTCAAAAAACAGACAAACTATCCAGAAGTCTGTTCCTCCCATATACCCCGGAGGAATAGATATACCACGTTTACAATATCCACAACCTTTTTATATAAATAATAAGACAAGTCGATTTATTCATAAAATCAAATTATTGTGACATGTTGCGAACTTTTTCAGCAAAACTTTCCAAATCATTCTTGTCACCGTCTTTGTGATCATCAGGATACAACAGAGCGGACATAAAAAAAACACTCCCTATCTCAAGAGCTTTAGAAGCTGAAAGAGAAAAACGGCCCACTCGCTCCTGCACAACTGTTCTTTCCTCAGCACTCAAAGGTTCATCTAAGCTGGCGAAGTTATCAGCAAGAGAGGCAAGAAGTATGGCTTTTTGACGCATAAGTTCTCTATACAGATGTTCATCTTTATCATCGTACAATGCGGAACTTGCGCGTTTTTCAATATCTCTAACTTGTGCAGCCTCAGCATCAAGCCAGTTTGCTATAACTTCGTATGAATTCACAGGCATAACCTCTCCCTTATTTCGATTTTGATTACATACATTAAATATTCTAAAAATCAAAATCAAGTAAGTATAAACTTAAGAGAGTTATTTAAAACAACCCGTTGTAATTACAACGCACCGCATATCTGCCTGTAATTACCGCACTCCTGCTTATTGACGAAAGGACAAGGGCTATTCATAAACCATTTTTTGCGGGGACACCAGAACCTCCCCTTAAAAGGTTCATTGCAACCGTTCGAAGTAAGCTTCTTTCTCCGCTGGTTCCCCATAACAATAAAATCGCCTTCCGTTTGAACTCTCCAGAGTGTCATAATGACCTCCTACTCTTAAATCAGCCTTAAACTGACTGAATCCTCCTGAATTGTGACCTGATTTACAAACATCTTACTAAAATATATTATGCACCAAATATGCCATATTGACACAGTCTGTTATTCTTTCGCTTTACATCTGAAACGAATGATTTTACCCATGACTGTCGACAGTGCGTCATGCGCTATAAAATAAATCCGGTATGAATTATTTCAAATCGCCACCGGTTCAAGGAGTCTGTTTTGCCAATACTTTCCGCCAGTGTCGGACTTACCCGCTATAGAATTGTAGAAGAAGTTGAGGATGATCTGATCAGATCTATTCCGAATCTTTTAGTAAAATACGCTTTTAAAGATATTGACCACACCGCTGAAGAAAGATCTTTCGGCTGGGTGAATATGGATGATATGCTTGATGATAAATGGAGCATTTCTCCTCCTGAAAAAGGACAATATTATACTTTTTCACTTCGGCTCGACACGCGCAGAATTCAACCTGCCGTACTGAAAAAACACTTACAGATAGCCCTTAATCACGAGCTTGAAGAAGCAAAAAAAGAAGGCAAAAATTTCATATCACGTGATAGAAAACGTGAATTAAAAGAGCAGGTAACATTAAAAATACGCGCTCGCAGTCTTCCTATTCCGGCCATTTTCGACGCAGTATGGAACGTGCCTGATAACAGATTGTATTTTGCCTGTTCAAACTCAAAAGTCTTGGACATGTTTGAAGAATACTTCACTGACACCTTCGAACTGACTCTCGAACCGCTGACTCCTTTCTTTCTGGCAATGGATATGCTCGGAGAAGACGCAGCGCAGAAACTTGAATCACTGGACCCAACATACTTCGTAGGCTAGCAGACTGATGAAAAAATGCCATTTGCCGCGTTGCTGCGTAAATATCAAACTTTCACGTATCAGGAATACGTTTCAACCTTGATATTTACTTGCGCCTAACATCTGACGCTTTTTGATCAGCCTGGACAGTACAAAAATAAGGATAATTTTATGGACCTGTTACTTCTTGCAGAAAGGGAAAACACCCTGCTGGGTCAGGACTTCCTGACATGGCTCTGGTATAAAAGTGAAATTCGCGACGGTCTTTTCGAACTCGAAAACGGTGAACGCTTCCTGCTTTTCATGGAACAGCGCATGTCTGTTCAGGGCGGAGAAGGCGAAAATATCGATACTGCCACGGTCAACTCCTCAAGCGGAGATATGACTGAAGTTCTGATGGGGTTGAAAACAGGTAAAAAAGTTACCCGTGCCCAGTTGAGAATGGAAGTTGACGAAAACGCATGGCAAGTGCAAATCAAAGCAGAAGATTTTGCCTTAAGCGGTCTTAAAACCCCAAAAGTCGAAATGAAGGATGAAGAGGGAGATGATCCTGATTCTAAATTCCTTGAAAAAATATTCCTGATCGAAAAAAGTCTTTCTTTGCTGGACTGTGTTTACATGGAGTTCATAAAAATCAGAATTTCCAATAATTGGCAGGATGAAGTCGCAAAATTCCGCCACTGGCTTCGTAACGACGAAGAAAAATAAAAGAGAAAATATAATGGCCCGGATAACATTAGCCGCATTCGGTGACAGCCTGACTGAAGGGTATGGTCTCCCCGCATACAGTTCTTTTCCAGCACAACTGGAAAGAAAACTGCTTGAGGAAGGCTGCAATTTGGAAATTTCTAACTACGGAATTTCCGGCGACACCTCCGCCGACGGCCTGTCACGACTTGTGGATGTTATTGAAAGCAAACCGGATGCTGCCTACATTGAATTCGGAGCAAACGACTGCTTTCAACTTGCCGATCCAGAACAGGTTAAGATTAATATTGTTGCAATGGTTGAAGCCTTTCAGGAAGCACGTATCCCTGTGATCCTGCTAGGCTTCAAGCCCATGAATTTCACCCCTCAATCATATGCTTTAGCTTTCAACTCAATCTTTTCAGATATCGCACAAAAATATAACATTCCTCTTTACGCAAACCTCATGAAAGGAATAGGCGAAAACCCGGAATATTATCAGACTGACGGCATCCACCCTAACAATGAAGGGGTTGCCATAATGACTGAAAACATTTTCCCCCTATTCAAATCCTTCTATGAAGAACTGATTGCTTAATATTGTAATTTTCTTCCAAGAAAGTTATCTTTTTACAAAGAAATGGAGAACTGATGGAAGAAAACACAAATCCAGAACCTCAGGAAAAACCTGCAAAAGCAATTGAGAGACCTTCAATTGCTCTGATTATTGGTTCCGAGGGCATTAAATCTTTCTGTGCATTGCCGTTTATCGAGTACTTGCAAAAAGAAAATATTAAAGTTGATCTCGTAATTGGAGTAAGCGGCGGAGCTCTTCTGGCTGCCTTTCTAGGGGCAGGATATAATCTTACACAAATTCAAGACATTTTCTCTAAAGCAGTAGATCCACGCTTTTTCAGAGAAATTAACCATAAATCCGTCATGGATATAGCTGATATCGGTCAGGGTAAATTTTCAGCAGAATCAGGCATTCTAAAAACAGATTCCCTTCGCAAGACATATGAAACTCTGTTTAAGAATATGGACATTTCTGACCTCAAACCTAAAACCCTGATCACCACCACAGACCTTACCACCGGACTGCCTGTAATCCTTGAAAAAGGAAACCTTGCGCAGGCTATCTATGCAAGCAGCGCTGTGTATCCATTGATGCCCCCTGCAAATATTGACGGCAAAAAATTAATTGACGGAGCATTCTCATCTCCCATGCCGATAATGGAATGTGTGAAACGACACATTGATATCATCATTGCCATATACTTTGATGACGCGTGCAATCCGGAACCTGAAAATTTTATTGAAAGCTACTTTAATTCATCAAGAATTTTCAGAAGATCTATTCTCACCAGCCAATTACCGCTTTCCATCGACATGCACCATCATGAAATAATACCGATTTATATAAGGCACCCTCGCCCAATTGAAATGTGGGAAATCAAGAAGATTACTGAGATTGTCCATGCCGGAAAAGTTGCGCTTACAGCTAAAAAGGGGAATTTTAAAGAGGCTGTTTTTGAGTTTAAAAAGAAAGTTGAACTCAAAAAAGAAGAACTGCAAAGAAAGAAAGAAGATAAAAATAAAACATCAGGAACACTAGGATCTCCAGCTCCTAAAAACGAACCAAAGAATCAAGAAACAGTAAAACGTAAAATCAAGATAGTTAAAAGCAATAAAGAAAGAACAGGAGCGTGATCATGAGAATTCTACTATTGACGATTGCCCTTCTATTTTCATTTTATTCAACTGTTTCAGCACAAGAATTAATATTAGGTACGATTTTCGAAACAAAAGGGGAAAATGCCCTTACCGCGCAGGAGACTATGAACGGAGCTATACTTGCCGTTAAAAAATTCAATGATTCAAACCAAAATTTTAAAATTAAACTTGAGTGCGAATCAAGCACAAACGAACCTCTGGAAATAATTCGAGCCGTCCATAAATTGACTGCAACAAAAGGAATTACGGCCGCAACGGGCATTATTTCAGAAAACGCAGCACTCTCGGCAGCGCCAGTTTTTCAGGCGGCACAACTTCCTTTCCTGTGCACAGGGGCGCAGCTCAGCGGCCTGACCACTCCCGAAACACCTGAAACTTTCACATTGGCTGTGTCAGACAGTAAAATCGGCACAGACTTAGCAAAATACACTTTTGCAACACTTGAAGCTGAAAATATTTTTCTAATCCGATCAGATATGAATGACTCGACAGCAAAACAGGCTGAAAGCTTCTCCGCTAATTTCAAAACAAAAGGCGGAACTATCCTTTCAGAAATGCGCATAACAGAACCGGACCCTGATTTATCATACATCATGAAGGCCATTGAAGCACTAGCACCCCTACCGCAGTCAGACAGCAAAAAGACGGAGGATGCTATGGGGGTCAGCAATTATATAGATGAAGGCGCGGCAATTATTACCCAAAAACGCACGCCTCCTCCTGAAATTCAGGAAATTGAAGCTGTCGTAATTTTCGCTTCGGCAAAAGTCAGCGCTAAATTGCTAAGTCTCATGAAAGAAAAAGAAATGGCTTACAACATTGTCGGCGGAACAAGCTTTGACATGGTAGCCATGAAAAAGCCCATTGCCTCATGGTCTGGAAATATTATTTTTGCATCACAGGCAAGCCTCACCCGTGAAAACAATCTCGTTAAACTATTTGTAAAAGCTTATACGGAGTTATTCGGTGAACAACCGCAAACAGGTTATGCTGCTCTCGGTTTTGACTCTATTCTTCTGCTCGCGCATGCAGCCGGAACAACAGGAAATCCTTCCGTAAACATAAGGACCAACCTTCCAGCTGTTAATAAATTCAAAGGCGTTTCAGGTGAGATATCTTTTAAAAACGGAAGTGTAGAAAAACCACTCTACATTATTCAATCTGACGCAGGGCAAATTTCTTTAGCGGCCGAAATGCAATAATATTTAAACTTATCAAGATTCTTTCAGACTTTTCTGAACAGCCTTTGCAAGAAAGAAAATAACTGCTCCGGCACCGATTAAAACAGCAACCAATTCTAAGTTGACGGTTCCTTTCGTTACCCCTGCCTTAAGCAGATGGCCGCCCGCAGTTAAAAATACCGTTTCAGGTATAAGACAAAATACGCTCATAACCAAAAACGGAATAAACCTCACGCCTGTTACAGACCAAAGATAATTGGCCATTGAATAAGGCACTACAGGCACAATCCGGCTTAAGGCCAATACTTTCAGAGGGTGACTCTTACTGAGCTTTTCCAGATCTATAAAATATGTATTTGAACCGAATTTCTGTAAAATAGTTTTCCTGAAAACAAAACGCCCAAGCAGAAACGCCAATGCAGAACCGGCCCCCATTCCAGCAAGACTCAAGAGCGCTCCTTTAACCGTTCCGAAAAGCACCCCAGCAACAACGGTGAACAAAGTCTGCGGAACAACAAACGCCAGTCCGAACACATTTATCAAAACAAAAATTACCGGAGCAAAATTACCACTGGCTTCGACCCAATTAACAAGAGAACTAAGGTGCCCTTCTCCATATTTTTCAGCTCCAAGAGACAAAACTCCCACCACCAGTACGACTATAACTCCATGCCAAAAAATTCTACTTTTTAACCAATCACGTTTAACCATATTTACCTACTTCACTTGCGGGCTTAAATATCCTAACATCTCGATCCGAACAGAATAGCGGTTACATATTTAATTATCAACATGAGATGCTGTTTTTCAGCAAAACCAAGGAAATATATGCGTTACCAGCTTAAACTTATGGATACTCTTTCAGGAACTGGCTGCTTCGCGGCGTTCCCTGTACCGAACTTAAGTTTTTCAGATGTATTAAATCATCTGGAAGAACACCCATATGACGAATTTATGCATAACCATATGCTCGACATGCTCGGCAAACACCGCACACGCAAAATCGAAAAATTAATCACCGAAATAAAGGGAGATCCTAATAAAAAAGTGCTCGCTGCACTGATTTATGAAGCCTGCCTCACGCACCCGAAGCTGGTTTCATTAAAAGAACAGATTGAAAAAGATTTCGACGCGCAAGAACTTAAAGATATCACTCCGACACTGCACCTTCGCTCTCACCTCTTAGCGGATCAACCATTGCACAATCAATGGACTTTGGTTTTATCTGCAAACATGGAAGAGCACGAAGATCTGCCAAGCCCCGAAGAAACCGGACTCCCTCTTTTATACAAGAACGAAGAACTACCGATTAAAGCATCAATAGACGCCTCCACGGTCAGAGCTTCACTTGAAAAAGAGGGGAAACTACCTCCAGCGAAAGAACGCGCCCCTATAATCGAAGTAACAACTCACGCAATGAAGCAGCTTGAAGCCTTAGATGTTTTCCTTGGCAAGCAAATGCGCCAGAAAGGATGCCTAAGCCCTGCGGCGGTACTTCAACATTGGCAGATTAAAACAAAAACCGATAACGGCTCATTATCAAACTCACTGGATGCAATTCAAACCAGTTACGGTCGCGGTTTCTCTCTTATCGACGCGCAGGTTTCCTGCGCCATGGAAGTTGTAGAAAGAGTAAGCTCCTACGGAAGCATAGGCAAAGCCGGAATTCTTAACAGAGTTGATCCTTATCCAATTGTTAAAGGAACTTACGAAGAGGTATCAAAAGACTGCAACGCTCTTGATCCTTCCACTTTATCTCTGGAATATCCTTACG is part of the Maridesulfovibrio ferrireducens genome and harbors:
- the rfbA gene encoding glucose-1-phosphate thymidylyltransferase RfbA; the protein is MKGIILAGGSGTRLYPLTRVVSKQLLPVYDKPMIYYPLSIHMMSGIRDILIISTPEDLHRFEDLLGNGSRLGINISYKVQPKPEGLAQAFIIGEEFIGKDSVSLILGDNIFYGHDLPHILQKASKLKKGGTIFAYAVKDPRRYGVVEFDKKQSVISIEEKPENPKSKFAVTGLYFYDNSVIEIAKKIAPSHRGELEITDINKEYLKQDLLNVELLGRGYAWLDMGTHASLLRAAAYVEAIQERQGFLLACLEEIAFGMGYIGAEELKALAADMLKNDYGKYLMDVYNEAKEKGIA
- a CDS encoding response regulator — translated: MLSADQNNITAYDSKSVSGKVLKILLAEDCENNVLLVQLYLKKFPYSIDVAENGEMAFEMYKKNRYDLVLMDIEMPFTDGYQATTSIRHYENDNGLASTPIIAVTAHALCENRDKAYDVGCDYFMTKPVRKADLISAIQKFTEDQ
- a CDS encoding D-2-hydroxyacid dehydrogenase; amino-acid sequence: MRMVILDGYTVNPGDNPWSELEKLGELSVYDRTPQSKILERCMDAEIIFTNKNILTEQIINSLPNLKFISVLATGYNTIDISAATKNEIIVSNVPGYSPPSVAQHVFALLLNFSNQVSLHDKAVKNGEWSSQEDFCFWKAPLFELQGKKLGVVGFGDIGSKVAALANAFGMEVIAYAPRPKQKPDYLPFKFSGLEELMRESDVISLHCPLTVENEKFINRSILQSMKKNAILINTARGQLINEEDLAEALKTGTIGGAALDVVDKEPIQPNNPLLDAPNIIITPHIAWATLEARTRLTKSTVKNVESFIKGNPVNVVNNF
- a CDS encoding PilZ domain-containing protein — encoded protein: MASEDNESGIVDRLKDKLNRMLGRKESEPFDISFKGKTDSPSARAAFRIHVNNMQIVCRDPRVKCRINDISANGIGFTSSKEFPVGEIIESVLLWSGKPILKDLKLKVVRRKEKLVGCEFHELDKNQDKVVSKIVVAAQKRAIKCTKLGKKTDDETENEIIKVAKNQAKRGSKKTPTKKIEL
- a CDS encoding DUF1614 domain-containing protein, with amino-acid sequence MRGPLFSLPTVMFLGALFFILIFFLFIFVQVGLITVAFSKLGLTPGQGFTLLIATLLGSGVNIPVFRSERLVPDVFVRKFRILNPQAPVEEPLQGKSLVHQTVAVNLGGCVIPVLLSLTLLARFGFNLPILLCIIIVSAATYALARPVPGVGIGIPVLIPPIITALAALIFVPGDVAPVAAYVAGSLGTLIGADLLHLATPATRKVLDAPVVSIGGAGTFDGIFITGILAVLLA
- a CDS encoding MogA/MoaB family molybdenum cofactor biosynthesis protein — encoded protein: MVKCDFSSAGNVSVGSRIYLGSGDNFPQGCPFIKVSNEARKLRAGMKLVSEGCDLLRIISVSWADQVPGAKTWVAEVLDVLPDTGNLNLKIEKIGYSVAYVTLSDKGAAGQREDKGGPLIAEIISDSLPVSAVHGFLIPDEYGDLKSLLMHLAYTSRFDLIITTGGTGVGPRDISPEATLAVIEKRLPGFERAITATGLTKTPHSMISRGVAGTLGDSIIINVPGSPKAVKESLEAVIPALKHAIDKLQGDISDCANIA
- a CDS encoding TolC family protein — protein: MKRNIFLLFTLIFLLAAATASFAQQLQGEGQLGEAKAPVSMEQATEQVPQAVSKEEETADLTLTLEECVNMGLKRNPTIIAARKQLMASESSVESQRGQFGAGMKLKYGYTHSGDQPRSGDMPTDYQDKWGLGINVSQPIFMGFELLSKFQKTKLQREQSDASLYNAELILIRNIQEAFLTLLQGRMEVKSNQDSVARLKSQLDVIQAFYQVGLRPRVDVLQAEVELATAEQDMLKASNSVASRVARLNTLLNLPLEKKVNYSGELTYLPFSMTLDQCIVKADKDRPDLRIAMKAIKISEEDVTISESSFYPKLTADFNYNSAGGDPSVSKNRYNYKNRSDSWDVGANVNWDFFNWGATYYDVQRASDNVDKIKAEYDNTRLEASYEIKDQLLSLKASADRIGVGRKSVEAGREGYRMAMARYQAQVSTNNEVLNAQSRLSASEAQLIEALADYQVALARLFVAMGTKNPSLTTN